From the genome of Candidatus Cloacimonadota bacterium:
ATTTCATAAACAATATATTAAGAAGAGCGTTATTGTCTTAGGAGAAGTAGAGGGAGCTGACGAGGTAAAATATTTGCACGGTAATTTTGGCAGAGGAACTTTTACTTTTTATGGCGGTCATGACCCGGAAGATTATCAGCATAGAATCGGCGACCCACCCACTCTTTTAGAATTGTATAAAAATTCTCCCGGCTATAGACTTATTCTTAATAACATTCTATTTCCAGCAGCAAAAAAGAAAAAATTGAAAACCTGATTACTCCTTTGGATGAAAGAAAAATCTTGCATAAATATATGCAATCATCTCGCTTAATACTGTTCGTACACCATCACTGGATTTCCACCAATGTTCCGGGTCGTAACTAAAATCATCAGCAGAAATAATTCCTACTTTGATTGAATCCCCAAGTGCTTTTTTGAACAATATCCAGCTTCTTCTTGAGTGAGTACCAAGAGAAAACAGATTGATTGTTTTTATATTTTGATTTGAATCCTCAACCCACTTCTTTAATGCACATGCAGATGTGTAGGTTCTATCTTTAATTGTATAATGGGCTGGGACTGCGATAATTTTTTCTTTTGTAAAACCAATTATTTTAATTATTGACTCTGCAAGTTCAGCTTCAGTTTTGTATTCAGATAAGGGATAACCTTTTAACAAAGGACCTCCAGTTGTAATTAATAATTTATATCCTTTACTATTGAATTCATCAATTGCTTGTTTAAGAGCATAATCTGGTAGCCAGCCTTCTACAACAAGTATGTNNNNNNNNNNNNNNNNNNNNNNNNNNNNNNNNNNNNNNNNNNNNNNNNNNNNNNNNNNNNNNNNNNNNNNNNNNNNNNNNNNNNNNNNNNNNNNNNNNNNGATAAGGGATAACCTTTTAACAAAGGACCTCCAGTTGTAATTAATAATTTATATCCTTTACTATTGAATTCATCAATTGCTTGTTTAAGAGCATAATCTGGTAGCCAGCCTTCTACAACAAGTATGTTGCTATTAATTGGTTTATCAATTTCGAGAAATGATTGGAAGTTTGATATAATCCCAAAAATTAATCCAACAAGGCTTATTATGAGTAAAGCCCAATCACGCTTAGTTAGGCAGAAACGATTTTTCTTTTCAATTGATTTCTCTAAAAGATAGATCTATATTTATTTTGGAACGATTCAAAAAAGCCATCCACTGCTGATGTTTTTCTTTATCTGCCTTAAATTTCTCATCATATAAAATTTTACGAGCCTTTAAATCTGTACCTCTGTTTTTAAATGTCATTTCAATTGCTTCTTTTAGCAAATTTGGTTTGAACTTGTAATTATTCGCTAAATAGTAGATGTCGTAAAAATCTTTCATCCGACTGGTGAAGAAATTTAGATTTGTAATTGCTTCCAATTTTTCCGCTATTGCAGATTCCGGTGTGTAGGTAATAAGTTCAGGACCTGGCATATCTGACAATAAAACCGGGAAATCCAGGGAAAGTGGTTCTGGTACAACTATATCTCCAAACCCAATATCAAAGTGGATTCTCCTCTTTGCATGACCAAGATATGCTTCACAATAGGCACTTAAAAAATGAAACTTACCAACAAGTTGTCGTGAAATTTTTCAATTAAATGACAAATATCAAATTTCTAATATCTAATAAAATTTCAAATATCAAATACCAAATATAAAAGGATTAGTCTTCTGAGATTTTTTTTTGATATGATTTGACATTGTGGCTTTGTCATTTTATTTGACATTATGAATTTAGATTTAGAAATTTATCCCACCCGAAGGGTGGTCTTTTTTCTATGCTGTCATAGAAAAAAAATAGATTCTTATACCCTGATAATCCGCATCTTCATTGACTATTTCTGATTCAAGACTTTTGTGATCAAACCTGACACCATCATCTACCTTTATGGAAATAATCTCCTTTATTATCTGAAGAAGGTTCTTTTCAGTGTTAGAG
Proteins encoded in this window:
- a CDS encoding ElyC/SanA/YdcF family protein, with the protein product ILVVEGWLPDYALKQAIDEFNSKGYKLLITTGGPLLKGYPLSEYKTEAELAESIIKIIGFTKEKIIAVPAHYTIKDRTYTSACALKKWVEDSNQNIKTINLFSLGTHSRRSWILFKKALGDSIKVGIISADDFSYDPEHWWKSSDGVRTVLSEMIAYIYARFFFHPKE
- a CDS encoding nucleotidyl transferase AbiEii/AbiGii toxin family protein, which codes for MSRQLVGKFHFLSAYCEAYLGHAKRRIHFDIGFGDIVVPEPLSLDFPVLLSDMPGPELITYTPESAIAEKLEAITNLNFFTSRMKDFYDIYYLANNYKFKPNLLKEAIEMTFKNRGTDLKARKILYDEKFKADKEKHQQWMAFLNRSKINIDLSFREIN